From the genome of Candidatus Baltobacteraceae bacterium, one region includes:
- a CDS encoding ABC transporter substrate-binding protein, translating into MTVSRHAWLMSAAFIFLLAGLIAAGTLYPARAATAPAQIKIGTLYASSGTFAVASQGQYQGLKYWAALVNKSGGVFVKAFGKKIPVKIIAYDDQSSTTTATTLYNQLITQDKVDVLIADFGSVLTSVAIPLAAEHHMLLIDPTGSGANFFTKKTDYLADVSIPSSAVWPVPLGQFLLARKIQRVAILYDSNDFDASQAETLKSVLAKGGVQPVYYNGVPTSESNYAILLHTIYARHPDAVLEFGYAPNDIAFLRDLSSSGLHFNMTFTIFPGQLISLITKNVGAKALAYTYTYPTPPLVRFSSVTLGMNTAQFVSAFTAANGAAPNFLNAAGYNNGVIIQDMLGRAPQFTQLAFHQALMDMSGKTTTLLGDFKINQNGAQLGELLPVAQIVPQGGGNKFVVVYPQDKATGKAVYPAPQQ; encoded by the coding sequence ATGACCGTATCTCGGCACGCCTGGCTGATGTCAGCCGCCTTCATATTTCTACTTGCCGGGCTGATCGCAGCCGGTACGCTCTATCCGGCGCGGGCCGCGACCGCGCCGGCGCAGATCAAGATCGGAACCCTCTACGCGAGCAGCGGAACGTTCGCCGTCGCTTCGCAAGGGCAGTACCAAGGGCTCAAGTACTGGGCCGCTTTGGTGAACAAGAGCGGCGGCGTCTTCGTCAAGGCCTTCGGCAAGAAGATCCCGGTGAAGATCATCGCCTACGACGACCAAAGCTCGACGACGACTGCCACCACGCTCTACAACCAGCTGATCACCCAAGACAAAGTCGACGTGCTCATCGCCGACTTCGGTTCGGTGTTGACCTCGGTAGCAATCCCGCTCGCCGCAGAGCACCACATGTTGCTGATCGATCCCACCGGGTCTGGTGCAAACTTCTTTACCAAGAAGACCGACTATCTGGCCGACGTCAGCATCCCCTCGTCCGCCGTCTGGCCGGTTCCGCTCGGGCAATTCCTTCTGGCTCGTAAAATCCAGCGCGTCGCCATACTATACGATTCAAACGACTTCGATGCTTCGCAAGCCGAGACGCTGAAATCGGTGCTCGCAAAGGGCGGCGTGCAGCCGGTCTATTACAACGGCGTCCCGACCTCCGAATCGAACTACGCGATTCTGCTTCACACGATCTACGCGCGTCACCCCGACGCCGTACTCGAATTCGGCTACGCTCCCAACGACATCGCGTTCCTGCGCGACCTCTCTTCGAGCGGGCTGCATTTCAACATGACGTTCACGATCTTTCCCGGTCAGCTCATCTCGCTGATCACAAAGAACGTGGGCGCCAAGGCGCTGGCGTACACATACACCTATCCAACGCCGCCGCTCGTACGTTTCAGCAGCGTCACCCTCGGCATGAACACCGCCCAGTTCGTCTCGGCGTTCACCGCTGCGAACGGCGCTGCCCCGAATTTCCTCAACGCCGCCGGCTACAACAACGGCGTGATCATCCAGGACATGCTCGGGCGAGCGCCGCAGTTCACGCAACTCGCCTTCCATCAAGCGCTGATGGACATGTCGGGTAAGACCACGACGTTGCTCGGCGATTTCAAAATCAACCAGAACGGGGCGCAGCTGGGCGAGCTGCTCCCGGTTGCGCAGATCGTGCCGCAAGGCGGAGGGAACAAGTTCGTTGTCGTGTACCCGCAGGACAAAGCGACCGGAAAGGCCGTCTACCCGGCACCGCAACAGTAA